One part of the Anser cygnoides isolate HZ-2024a breed goose chromosome 9, Taihu_goose_T2T_genome, whole genome shotgun sequence genome encodes these proteins:
- the PAX3 gene encoding paired box protein Pax-3 isoform X5 has translation MTTLAGAVPRMMRPGAGQNYPRSGFPLEVSTPLGQGRVNQLGGVFINGRPLPNHIRHKIVEMAHHGIRPCVISRQLRVSHGCVSKILCRYQETGSIRPGAIGGSKPKQVTTPDVEKKIEEYKRENAGMFSWEIRDKLLKDGVCDRNTVPSVSSISRILRSKFGKGEEEEAELERKEAEEGDKKAKHSIDGILSERAFTKKAFYTQSTLGDELGKQRGGSPLKLTLWLCADKASASSSLM, from the exons ATGACGACTCTGGCCGGAGCCGTCCCCAGGATGATgcggcccggggccgggcagaACTACCCCCGCAGCGGCTTCCCGCTGGAAG TCTCTACTCCTCTAGGCCAGGGCAGAGTCAATCAGCTCGGAGGAGTGTTTATCAATGGCAGGCCTTTACCCAACCATATCCGACACAAGATAGTGGAGATGGCCCACCATGGCATAAGGCCCTGTGTCATCTCTCGCCAGCTGCGAGTGTCCCACGGCTGCGTCTCCAAAATTCTCTGCAGGTACCAGGAGACGGGCTCCATCCGGCCGGGGGCCATCGGCGGCAGCAAGCCCAAG CAGGTGACGACGCCGGACGTGGAGAAGAAAATCGAGGAATACAAGCGGGAAAACGCCGGCATGTTCAGCTGGGAGATCCGAGACAAGCTGCTGAAGGACGGCGTGTGCGACCGCAACACGGTGCCCTCGG TGAGCTCCATCAGCCGCATCCTGCGGAGCAAGTTTGGGaaaggcgaggaggaggaggccgagcTGGAGAGGAAGGAGGCGGAGGAAGGCGACAAGAAGGCGAAGCACAGCATCGACGGCATCCTCAGCGAGAGAG CTTTTACAAAGAAGGCCTTCTATACACAATCTACACTTGGAGATGaacttggaaaacaaagaggGGGGAGTCCATTGAAACTCACACTTTGGCTTTGCGCAGACAAAGCTTCAGCTAGCAGCAGCTTGATGTGA
- the RNF228 gene encoding RING finger protein 228 gives MAEPAQKKGGVGRGGRQDDEAAAAGGAAAAPSYEDYECKICYNYFDLERRAPKLLECLHTFCQECLSQLHLRAAQQPPAAAEQGPAAGRAGGGSLACPLCRHRTALPEHRVHGLPVNTKLAAACPPQLRARDPLPQDRLPPLPPRRPPRAREAAAAPAPPPAAPSRAGPRSSGGGGGCESCQSCKRAALSAGCVCVVVSFLSMVVLLFTGLIFVNQYGAEPAASASPSPVGPICLSVASILALFSVVVTWLICWLKYRPEAAANAGGAPADGTPRGRAAARRTDT, from the coding sequence ATGGCCGAGCCGGCGCAGAAGAAGGGCGGCGTAgggcgcggcgggcggcaggACGatgaggcggcggcggccgggggggcggcggccgcccccagcTACGAGGACTACGAGTGCAAGATCTGCTACAACTACTTCGACCTGGAGCGGCGGGCGCCCAAGCTGCTGGAGTGCCTGCACACCTTCTGCCAGGAGTGCCTGAGCCAGCTGCACCTGCGGGccgcccagcagcccccggccgccgccgagcaggggccggcggcggggcgggcgggcggcggctccCTCGCCTGCCCGCTGTGCCGCCACCGCACGGCGCTGCCCGAGCACCGCGTCCACGGCCTGCCCGTCAACACCAAGCTGGCCGCCGCCTGCCCGCCGCAGCTGCGGGCCCGCGACCCGCTGCCCCAGGACCGcctgccgccgctgccgccccgccgcccgccccgcgcccgggaggcggcggccgccccggccccgccgcccgccgccccgagccgggccgggccgcgctcctcgggcggcggcggcggctgcgagAGCTGCCAGAGCTGCAAGCGGGCGGCGCTGAGCGCCGGCTGCGTGTGCGTCGTCGTCTCCTTCCTCTCCATGGTGGTGCTGCTCTTCACCGGCCTCATCTTCGTCAACCAGTACGGCGCCGAGCCCGCCGCCTCGGCCTCGCCGTCGCCCGTGGGGCCCATCTGCCTGTCGGTCGCCAGCATCCTGGCCCTCTTCTCCGTCGTCGTCACCTGGCTCATCTGCTGGCTCAAGTACCGGCCCGAGGCGGCGGCCAACGCCGGCGGGGCCCCGGCCGACGGcaccccgcggggccgggcggcggcccGCAGGACCGACACGTAG